The Candidatus Defluviibacterium haderslevense DNA window AACGGTGGAAGTGGATCAGTTAGAGCTACTGTTCCTGCATCAACTTTTGATCAAGGAAGTTTTGATAATTGTGCTATGGGAAGATTTAGAGCAAGACGTATGAATCCAAGTTCTTGTGGTAGTACAAATTTTGCTGATAGTGTTTCTTTCTGTTGTGAAGATGTCTTGGCTAGTCCAATTCGAATCGTATTACAAGTTATTGATAAGGCAAATAATTCAAGCGAGTGTATGGTAGATGTAATTGTTCAAGATAAATTACCACCACATATTTCATGCCCAAGAGATACTGTTGTAAATTGTGAAACAGATATAAGTAATTTAAATGTTTTTGGAAATGCTACTGCAACAGACAACTGTTCAGTTGTGATCTCTACAAGAGTAGAAAATAATTTGACTGCATGTAATGTAGGAACAATCAAAAGATGGTTTATTGCTACAGATCCAGGAGGTCGAAAAGACTCATGTTTCCAAGTCATTACAGTTCGTGATATTAGACCATTTAAAGGTGCAGATATAACTTGGCCAGCAGATATCACCCTTGTAGGATGTAACAATTCTACTTCAACAAGTATAACTGGTAAGCCGGTTTTTGCAAACCAAGATCATTGTAATCAAATTATAGCTAATTCAACAGATTTGACTTTTAATTATGTTGAAGGAGTTTGTTTTAAAATATTAAGAAAGTGGACTGTTATAGATTGGTGCACATATGATGTGCGAAATCCAGTCGAAGGAGTTGGATTATGGTATCATACACAAGTGATTAAAATAAACAATACCCAAGCGCCAACTTTTACAAGTTCATGTGCAGATCGTGATTCATGTATAAGAGAAAATTGTAATGTACAAATTCGATTTACTGCATCAGCAACTGATGATTGTACTATGCAGGATGAATTGATATGGACGTATCAATTAGATCGAGATAATAATGGAACGATAGATCAAACCGGTTCTAGCAGATCATTTTTACCAAATACAAATTTAACAGCTGGAACTCATAGAATAACATTTACAGTAAGCGATCAATGTGGAAATAAATCTACCTGTACTTATTTGCAAACCGTTCATGATTGTAAATTACCTACGCCATATTGTTTAACAGGAATTGTAACGGTTATCATGCCAAATAATGGACAAGTAACTATTTGGGCTAAAGATTTTAACCTTGCAAGTACAGATAATTGCACTCCAAATGAATTATTGAGATATTCATTTACTTCAAATATAGCAGATAGCTTCAAGGTTATTCGTTGTGCTGATTTGGATAATGGCCGGGTTGATACATTTGATGTTGATATGTATGTATTTGATAAGGAAAATAATTTTGATTTGTGTCATACGAAACTAATTGTTCAAGATAATCAGAATGCTTGTCCGGACAATTTATCAAGTGGTATGGTGTCAGGTTTAATCTATGTCTCAAATAATAATATTGCAGATTTAGTACCTGTACAATGCCAAAACCTTGTGAACAGTGAAATGCGAGAAAGCGTGACTACCAATAATGGAACTTATGCTTTTGAAAATTTGACAATGCAAACTGATTATGTCATCAAACCTTTATTAAATACAGATCATTTAAAAGGTGTTTCAACAAAAGATATTGTAAAAATTCAAAAACATATCTTAGGAATTGAGTCTTTAACAGATCCATATAAATTAATAGCGGCTGATGTAAATATTTCAAAATCTATTACCGCTAAAGATATTTCTGATATTAGAAAATTAATTTTAGGCGTAACTCCAACTTTTCAAAATAGCCCATCATGGACATTTGTAGATGCTGGATTTAAATTTGATCCTTCTAACCCATTTGATTTTCCGAATTTTATTAAAATAAATCAAATGTCTAAACCAATGCTTGAAAATAATTTTGTAGCGGTAAAGATTGGTGATGTGACAGGAGAGGCTAATACAGGTTCATTGAATCATGCTGGTCAGCGTACAAACGAAATTTGTGGATTTGAAATGGAATTATCTCCAGTTCAATTAGATCAAGAAATAAGAATTCCATTTTATACTTCTACTTCTTGGAATGAAGTTGAAGGGATGCAACTTGAATTAGGTTTTGATGCGAATGTATTATCATTTGAAAGAATTGAATCTAGTCAAATTGTTATGGATCAATCGAATTACAAAGCTAATAATGGAAGTATCAGAATGTCATGGAGCACAAATGTAGAAACCAATATAGTACATACTGAGCCTTTATTCTATTTGGTGTTTACTGGTAAAATAAATGGTGAGTTAAATCCAAATGTAATTCAGTTACATGCACAAAACATGGCTCCTGAATTCTATACTAACAGTACCGATGCTAACATTACATTATTGCTTAGAAATAAAAAAGCAAGCAGTGCTACTTATGAATTATATCAAAATATTCCAAATCCTTTCAGTGGTAAAACAACGATTTATTATCGATTGCCAGCCGATGAATCAGTTAAATTAAGCATTTTTGATTTGTCTGGTAAGCTCATTGAATCGAATTATTTGACTGGAAAGAAAGGAGTTAATTCTGCAGAGGTTAATATTAATCCATCTCAATCGGGTGTATTGTATTATCAATTAGATACAAAGGAATTTATTGCTACACGTAAAATGGTAGTTATACGATAAACGGTTCTTGGATAATTGGGCATAACCGGAAACTCTTGAGTTTCCGGTTTAATCCCTTACTAAACCGATTTTAAACTAAATTAATTAGCATCAAGAAAATAGAATTAACATGAGACAATTAATACAAATTAAAAAATATCTTATGAATAAGATGATTTCAAAAACAAATTCAAACATAATATTAGTGTTGGTTTGTTTATTCATGGGCAATGTAATGTCCGCCCAAACTTTAGTTGCACGTTTTGGCACTGACACCAGTGTTTGTAGAAGTGCTACAAGTGTTATCTATGATGTCACAACACCAGGAGCTAATCCATGGACCTTTACTGTATTAGGAGGTGGAACTATTGCTTCTTCTACAACAACTTCTGTTACAGTTAATTGGGGTAGTTCCGCAGGAATATTTTTTATTCGTGCATTAGATATCCTAACGAACACTTCATTAATAAGACAAGTTGTTATCGAAGGTGACCTATCATTAGCTTGTGATGATTTGGTAAACGTATCACTGGATGGCAATTGTCAGGCGTTAATTACTCCATCTACTATGATAGAAGGTAATGAATATCCTGATGATTCTTATGATGTTATAGTATACAATGTAGATGGTTCCGTTGTGCCAAATGATATTGTTAATTATTCACATCTTGGAAAAAAATTACGTGTTTATGTAAAGCATTTATGTTCTGGTATTGCTTGTTGGGGATATATTAATATCGAAGATAAATATATTCCTTCATTATTATGTAGTACCATACCTGATACTGTAAGATGTGATGAAGATGCATCTCCATTGAATCCAAGAATTGGATTTCCTGTGCCTATTACTGCAACAGTTGTCGCTATCCCTGGGAAAGAAAATTGTTATTCTGTAACTGGCTTTGACTTATGTTGTGCAGTTGAATTATGTTATACTGATGTGTATACTAAATTTGGATGTAACCAGCCTGTTTATGCATCAACTGTAAGATATTGGACTGCTAAAGATTGTAAAGGGAATGCAACAAATTGCAATGAAACAATCATTGTACAACAAGGAAGTTTGGATAGCGTAAGATGCCCATTAAGTTATGATGGAATCCAAAATCCATATTTAAAATGTGATTCCATTGAACCTGCTTCAGGACCATATCCTGCTGGATGGAATGCTTTAGATAATGGTAATCCATCACCTTATGATTACTACAATTCAAATGGTGTTTTAATTTGGAAGGGTACTGGATTCCCAACAAATGTGAATTGCGATCATTTAGCTGTGACTTATAGAGATTTAAAAATTCCAGTTTGTGGAAGTTCATTTAAAATATTTAGAAATTGGAAAATTTTTGATTGGTGTTCTGGTAGATATATTGAATGCAACCAGTTAATAAAAGTAGAGGATACTAAAGCTCCTGTTATTTCATGTTCTGAAAACTATATTGTTTTCCCAATGGATTATTATTCATGTAGTGGTACCGCTGTTGTAAATGGTCCTACTAATATTTTTGATTGTTCTAGTACAACGCTTGCTGTATCCTATAAGAAGGCTGGACCTGATGGTACACCTGAAGATGGTGATTTTAGAACAGAAGGGGTGACTTATCTAGCAAATGGCAAAGTAAGAATTTCAGGATTGCCAGCGGATACATCTTGGGTAAGATATACAGTAACAGATGCTTGTGGTAATTCAACAAAATGTACAGTTGAAGTTATTATAGAAGATAATTTGGATCCAGTTGCTGTTTGTGATGAACACACAGTTGTAACTCTTGGTGATAGCGGAACTGCGAAAGTTTTTGCGAATTCATTTAATGAAGGAAGTTTTGATAATTGTGCTTTAGATTCTATAATAGTTAGAAGAGTGTCTGATAACTGTAATGTTTTGGGTAGTACAAGTTTTGGAAATTCAGTAACATTCTGTTGTGAAGATGTTAATCTAAG harbors:
- a CDS encoding T9SS type A sorting domain-containing protein, with the protein product MSNLLQKKQLTRSQNSINVLSSIKLLALVLLFLPLHGSLNAQCFTVTKSLLGVAPATSNIPGNIDVTYRIMVVNSNCAIATGVNVSEDLASVANLGTAFVSVVGFPVIAYVSPTANGGIVNTGYTGTAVDPNLLTAIGGAVLFQNDTVIYHLTVQVNPRAAGAPGVLNNTAIVTNILPVATPPSNSNAVALPDCWSNCQLACNNQVQVSVNSFCEAEILSAMILEGESSVCANLGFFQVTLYYNNVLVTMPLNKSFIGKKLKVNVRNIVCNNSCWGNILLEDKTPPVLNCKVRDTFSCATNLNPVSFGFPVNPAFINLSVYPYVVTGLDACGSVTLTFKDSIVKYDCSNSVLSATVYRKWCAKDPGGYETCCIDTIDLQRGTIADIVLPRHYDGQPGNLPALQCNGSWTKFPNGNPDTTATGTGKPSGILCGNIQYDFSDDTLRVCPGTFKLLRRWLIIDWCDPNNRLNFIQLIKVVDDRAPAFIPPATITISTETHSCAGSYIVPVPENLLPNTVNNVNTPYVLENCSGWTYTVRHLAATDPNNCNPAFGAGDTHNVTKLADGRYRVDNMPLGCNWIYYRVCDGCGNCTEGSFDIKVEDKTPPNAVCQQKTVVALTTNGGSGSVRATVPASTFDQGSFDNCAMGRFRARRMNPSSCGSTNFADSVSFCCEDVLASPIRIVLQVIDKANNSSECMVDVIVQDKLPPHISCPRDTVVNCETDISNLNVFGNATATDNCSVVISTRVENNLTACNVGTIKRWFIATDPGGRKDSCFQVITVRDIRPFKGADITWPADITLVGCNNSTSTSITGKPVFANQDHCNQIIANSTDLTFNYVEGVCFKILRKWTVIDWCTYDVRNPVEGVGLWYHTQVIKINNTQAPTFTSSCADRDSCIRENCNVQIRFTASATDDCTMQDELIWTYQLDRDNNGTIDQTGSSRSFLPNTNLTAGTHRITFTVSDQCGNKSTCTYLQTVHDCKLPTPYCLTGIVTVIMPNNGQVTIWAKDFNLASTDNCTPNELLRYSFTSNIADSFKVIRCADLDNGRVDTFDVDMYVFDKENNFDLCHTKLIVQDNQNACPDNLSSGMVSGLIYVSNNNIADLVPVQCQNLVNSEMRESVTTNNGTYAFENLTMQTDYVIKPLLNTDHLKGVSTKDIVKIQKHILGIESLTDPYKLIAADVNISKSITAKDISDIRKLILGVTPTFQNSPSWTFVDAGFKFDPSNPFDFPNFIKINQMSKPMLENNFVAVKIGDVTGEANTGSLNHAGQRTNEICGFEMELSPVQLDQEIRIPFYTSTSWNEVEGMQLELGFDANVLSFERIESSQIVMDQSNYKANNGSIRMSWSTNVETNIVHTEPLFYLVFTGKINGELNPNVIQLHAQNMAPEFYTNSTDANITLLLRNKKASSATYELYQNIPNPFSGKTTIYYRLPADESVKLSIFDLSGKLIESNYLTGKKGVNSAEVNINPSQSGVLYYQLDTKEFIATRKMVVIR